One genomic window of Glycine soja cultivar W05 chromosome 9, ASM419377v2, whole genome shotgun sequence includes the following:
- the LOC114425713 gene encoding pentatricopeptide repeat-containing protein At2g38420, mitochondrial-like, which produces MVRHPLSKRANKYLRKFKKWPHSPYKTSWHHNFGEEQAMKNLKQATLEMDSSQHPQRPNLPCPFLLSTLLDSFKAYSIDPTPKAYFFVLKTLTSTSQLQDIPPVLYHLEHLEKFETPESILVYLIRFYGLSDRVQDAVDLFFRIPRFRCTPTVCSLNLVLSLLCRKRDCLEMVPEILLKSQHMNIRVEESTFRVLIRALCRIKRVGYAIKMLNFMVEDGYGLDEKICSLVISALCEQKDLTSAEALVVWRDMRKLGFCPGVMDYTNMIRFLVKEGRGMDALDILNQQKQDGIKLDVVSYTMVLSGIVAEGEYVMLDELFDEMLVIGLIPDAYTYNVYINGLCKQNNVAEALQIVASMEELGCKPNVVTYNTLLGALSVAGDFVKARELMKEMGWKGVGLNLHTYRIVLDGLVGKGEIGESCLLLEEMLEKCLFPRSSTFDNIIFQMCQKDLFTEAMELTKKVVAKSFLPGASTWEALLLNSGSKLGYSKATFSGLLGPI; this is translated from the coding sequence ATGGTAAGGCACCCTTTATCCAAGAGAGCTAACAAATACCTTAGAAAATTCAAGAAATGGCCACACTCCCCTTACAAGACCTCATGGCACCACAACTTCGGTGAAGAACAAGCCATGAAAAATCTCAAACAAGCAACCCTAGAAATGGATTCTTCCCAACACCCCCAAAGACCCAACCTTCCGTGCCCTTTTCTCCTCTCCACTCTCCTTGATTCCTTCAAAGCCTATAGCATTGACCCAACTCCAAAAGCTTACTTCTTTGTCCTCAAAACCCTAACCAGCACCTCCCAGTTGCAGGACATTCCTCCTGTCCTCTACCACCTTGAACACTTGGAGAAGTTTGAAACACCAGAGTCCATCCTTGTGTACCTTATTAGGTTCTATGGTCTTTCTGACAGGGTCCAAGATGCTGTTGATTTGTTCTTCAGAATCCCCAGGTTCAGGTGCACACCAACTGTTTGCTCATTGAACTTGGTTCTTTCACTGCTTTGTAGGAAGAGGGACTGTCTCGAGATGGTCCCCGAGATCTTGCTGAAGAGCCAGCACATGAATATTCGTGTTGAGGAATCGACTTTCCGGGTTTTGATCCGGGCGTTGTGTAGAATTAAGAGGGTGGGTTATGCTATTAAGATGCTGAATTTTATGGTAGAAGATGGGTATGGTTTGGATGAGAAGATATGCTCTTTGGTAATATCAGCATTGTGTGAGCAAAAGGATTTGACCAGTGCTGAGGCTTTGGTTGTTTGGAGGGATATGAGGAAACTAGGATTTTGTCCTGGTGTCATGGATTATACAAACATGATTAGGTTCTTGGTGAAGGAAGGGAGGGGTATGGATGCTTTGGACATTCTGAACCAGCAAAAACAAGATGGAATTAAACTTGATGTTGTTTCCTATACTATGGTCTTGAGTGGGATTGTAGCAGAAGGGGAGTATGTGATGTTAGATGAACTATTTGATGAAATGCTTGTAATTGGACTCATTCCTGATGCTTATACTTATAATGTGTACATAAATGGTTTGTGTAAGCAGAATAATGTAGCCGAGGCGCTTCAGATTGTTGCTTCTATGGAGGAGTTAGGATGCAAACCGAATGTGGTTACTTACAATACTTTATTGGGTGCCTTGTCTGTAGCAGGGGATTTTGTTAAGGCAAGGGAGCTAATGAAGGAGATGGGGTGGAAGGGTGTTGGACTCAACTTGCATACATACAGGATCGTGCTTGATGGTTTGGTTGGAAAAGGTGAGATTGGTGAATCATGTCTTTTGTTGGAGGAAATGTTGGAGAAGTGTTTATTTCCTAGATCTTCAACATTTGATAACATCATATTTCAGATGTGCCAAAAGGACTTGTTTACTGAGGCGATGGAATTGACCAAGAAAGTGGTTGCAAAAAGTTTTCTTCCTGGGGCCAGTACTTGGGAAGCACTGCTTCTTAACTCAGGATCTAAACTTGGGTATTCAAAAGCCACATTTTCTGGCTTGTTGGGACCAATTTAA